From Terriglobia bacterium, the proteins below share one genomic window:
- a CDS encoding thymidine phosphorylase produces the protein MITAREIIQKKRDRKPLTGAEISAFIDGYVSGEIADYQVAAWLMAVYLNGMTAEETLALTRAMRDSGDTLNLSSIPSKKVDKHSTGGVGDKTSMIIAPIAAACGVTVPMITGRALGHTGGTLDKLESIPGFNAKPSPDTLLRILKKCGAVIVGQTEDIAPADRRIYALRDVTSTIESVPLITASILSKKIAEDIDGLVLDVKTGAGAFMPTLEEAQKLTRSIVDVCRKMQTRIVAVITDMEQPLGRAIGNAIEIRECIEFLSGNAPEDLETVSLALATYMIYLGGAAKTPERAYKLAYEAVANGRALAKFREIIRSQRGDERVIDDVELLPQAKHVQEFRARSHGFVTRCDARLLGLASNALGAGRTRVEDTVDPAVGLYLDRKVGDGVHRGDVLCRIHWNDKNRLLDALPMVEEAFEIKARPAESRPLIHAVVQG, from the coding sequence TTGATCACCGCGCGCGAGATCATCCAGAAGAAGAGAGACCGCAAGCCTCTTACCGGCGCTGAAATCAGCGCATTCATTGACGGCTACGTTTCCGGAGAGATCGCCGATTATCAGGTCGCGGCCTGGCTGATGGCCGTGTACCTGAATGGGATGACCGCCGAAGAGACGCTCGCATTGACCCGCGCCATGCGCGACTCCGGCGATACCTTGAACCTCTCGTCTATCCCTTCAAAGAAAGTCGACAAACACAGCACCGGCGGCGTGGGTGATAAAACCTCTATGATCATCGCGCCGATCGCCGCCGCCTGCGGCGTAACCGTCCCGATGATCACCGGACGGGCGCTCGGCCACACCGGCGGCACGCTGGACAAGCTGGAGTCGATTCCGGGGTTTAATGCAAAGCCTTCGCCGGATACGCTTCTCAGGATTCTGAAAAAATGCGGCGCCGTTATCGTGGGACAAACGGAGGATATTGCGCCTGCGGACCGGCGGATCTATGCGCTGCGCGATGTGACCTCGACAATCGAGTCCGTTCCGCTCATCACCGCCAGCATACTGAGCAAGAAAATCGCCGAGGACATCGACGGGCTCGTGCTCGACGTCAAGACCGGCGCAGGCGCCTTCATGCCCACCCTCGAGGAGGCTCAGAAACTCACCCGTTCCATTGTCGACGTGTGCCGAAAAATGCAAACCAGGATTGTCGCCGTGATCACGGACATGGAACAGCCGCTGGGCCGGGCAATCGGAAACGCCATTGAGATTCGGGAATGCATCGAGTTTCTGAGCGGCAATGCGCCCGAAGACTTGGAAACGGTCAGTCTCGCTCTCGCTACCTATATGATTTATCTGGGAGGCGCAGCAAAAACACCCGAGCGTGCTTACAAACTGGCTTACGAAGCCGTGGCCAATGGGCGGGCGCTGGCTAAGTTCCGTGAAATCATCAGGTCTCAGCGCGGTGACGAACGGGTCATCGATGATGTCGAATTGCTCCCGCAGGCAAAACATGTTCAAGAATTTCGCGCCCGATCGCACGGCTTTGTGACACGATGCGATGCCAGGCTCCTGGGCCTGGCGTCCAATGCGTTAGGAGCCGGCCGGACCCGTGTGGAGGATACGGTAGATCCCGCTGTCGGACTATATCTGGATAGGAAGGTGGGAGACGGCGTTCACCGTGGAGATGTCTTGTGCCGGATTCACTGGAACGATAAAAACCGCTTGCTCGACGCCCTTCCAATGGTCGAAGAGGCATTTGAAATCAAAGCGCGGCCCGCAGAATCGAGACCGTTGATTCATGCAGTGGTGCAGGGATAG
- a CDS encoding purine-nucleoside phosphorylase — protein MKFEFVEQAKHYLLDKMGSAPDVAIVMGSGLSAVDEILSGPQRAHYVSIPHFPVPKVPGHRGQVVFGKVGGLHVVVFEGRVHYYEGNTMAEVTFCTRVIGRLGTKSLLLTNASGAINPNFARGHLMIITDHINLLGANPLTGPNEDRWGPRFLDQTNVYDFELREKLKGAAEYCGIQVCEGVYASMSGPTYESPAEVRYLRAIGADAVGMSTVPEAIVARHMGMKVAGLSMLANVAADISGRPIDHSEVLDTATEMNADLAMLLQRFFEMYAAA, from the coding sequence ATGAAATTTGAGTTTGTAGAACAGGCAAAACATTATCTGCTCGACAAGATGGGTTCCGCGCCCGACGTTGCGATCGTAATGGGTAGCGGACTATCGGCCGTAGACGAGATCCTGTCCGGTCCCCAACGTGCCCATTACGTCTCCATACCGCATTTCCCCGTACCCAAAGTTCCAGGACACCGCGGCCAGGTCGTGTTCGGCAAAGTCGGCGGTCTTCACGTTGTGGTGTTTGAAGGACGCGTCCATTACTACGAAGGCAACACCATGGCGGAAGTCACCTTCTGCACGCGTGTGATCGGACGGCTCGGCACCAAAAGCCTGCTGCTGACCAATGCCTCCGGCGCCATCAATCCCAATTTTGCACGCGGGCATTTGATGATCATCACCGATCACATCAACCTTCTTGGCGCTAATCCTCTCACCGGCCCCAACGAGGATCGCTGGGGTCCACGTTTCCTCGATCAGACCAACGTCTACGACTTCGAGTTGCGTGAAAAACTCAAAGGCGCCGCCGAGTACTGCGGCATTCAAGTGTGTGAAGGCGTGTATGCGTCGATGTCGGGGCCAACCTACGAAAGCCCGGCGGAGGTTCGCTACCTCCGCGCGATCGGAGCGGATGCCGTGGGCATGTCCACCGTGCCCGAAGCGATTGTCGCAAGGCATATGGGAATGAAGGTTGCGGGCCTGTCGATGCTTGCGAACGTCGCGGCCGACATCTCCGGCAGGCCGATCGACCATTCCGAAGTGCTCGACACGGCGACAGAGATGAATGCCGACCTTGCAATGCTGCTGCAACGCTTCTTTGAGATGTATGCAGCAGCCTGA